The sequence CGCGTCGCTGTTCGGCGCGCGCTTTCATCGCTGGGCGGAGATGGACGATCAGCTTGCCATCCGCCGCGGCTGGTGGACGCAGCACACGACGCTGCTCCCTTACGCTTCGGTGCAAAGCATCGACCTCAAGAGCGATTTCATCCAGCGCCCGCTCGGCCTGGCGACGCTCGTGTTCGGCGTGCCGGGGGGCAGCGCGCTTGCGGCGCACGCGATTCCGGCGATCCCGGCGGCGACCGCGCACGCGCTGCGCACGCGCATCCTCGCCGCACGGAGTCGGCGATGAGCGAGGCGGCGCTGGGCATCACCCGCTCGATCGCGGGCCAGCCGTGGCGCTGGCGGCGCGCGAGCGCCGACATGGTCGGCGAGAATCTGGCACCCGACGACCTTGTCACACAGTTGCTGCTCGCGCGCGGGGTTGCGCGCGACGACCTCGAGCGCCAGCGCACCCCGACCTTGCGCGGCTTCATGCCCGACCCGTCCTTGTTCCGCGACATGGACGCCGCCGCCGCGCGGCTCGCCGATGCGGTCGAAAGGCACGAGGCGGTGACGATCTTCGGCGATTATGACGTCGACGGCGCGACATCGGCCGCGCTGCTCGTCCGCCTGCTCCGCGCGCTCGGGCTGCCGGTCGGCGCCTATATCCCCGACCGTCTGATGGAAGGCTATGGCCCGTCGGGCGCGGCGCTGGTCAGGATCGGCGAAGCGGGGTCGAAGCTGGTCGTCACCGTCGATTGCGGCGCGCAGGCGTTCGACGCGATCGCCGAGGCCAATGCGGCGGGGGTCGAGGTGATCGTCGTCGACCATCACCAGTGCGCGACCGCCCTCCCCGCCGCGCTCGCGCTGGTGAACCCCAATCGGCTCGACGAGGCGCCAGAGGCGGCGGTCCACGGCAATCTGGCGGCGGTCGGCGTCGCCTTCCTGCTCGGCGCGGCGCTGCTCCGCACGCTGCGCGCGCGCGGCTTTTTCACAAGCCGCGACGAACCGCCGCTGATCGACCTGCTCGATCTGGTCGCATTGGGCACCGTCGCCGATGTCGCGCGGCTCACCGGCTTCAACCGCGCGCTGGTGACGCAGGGACTGAAGGTGATGGCGCGGCGCGGCAATATCGGCCTCGCTGCGCTGATGGACGCGGCAAGGCTCACCAAGCCGCCGGGCGCAAGCGACATGGGCTTTGCTCTCGGCCCGCGGATCAACGCGGGCGGGCGCGTCGGCAAGTCGGACCTTGGCGTCCGCCTGCTGACCACCGACGACCCGCAGGAAGCCGCCGACATCGCGCAGCAATTGTGCCGCCTCAACGAGGAGCGCCGCGCGATCGAAGCAGCCGTGCTCGACGAGGCGCTGGCGGCGAGTGCTGCGTGCGGCAATGCGCCCGTGGCGGTCGTTGCCGGTGAAGGCTGGCACCCCGGCGTGATCGGCATCGTCGCCGGGCGGCTGAAGGAACGGCTGCACCGTCCCGCGGTCGTCATCGCGGTCGACGAGGAGGGCGTCGGAAAGGGATCGGGCCGCTCGATCAGCGGGGTCGATCTGGGCGCGGCGATCCTCGCTGCCAAGGAGACGGGACTGCTCGTCGCGGGCGGCGGTCATGCGATGGCGGCGGGGCTTACCGTCGCGGCGGAGCAGATCGACGCGCTCGGCGCTTTCCTGAACGACCGGCTCGCGGCGGACGTCGAGCGCGCGAGCGGCGAGCGGTCGTTGCTGATCGACGCCGTGCTGGCGCCGCGCGGCATTTCGCGGCTGTGGTGCGACGCGATCGAGAGCGCGGGCCCCTATGGCGCCGGCTGGCCCGCGCCGCGCGTCGCGACCGGGCCGGTACGAATCGTCGAATCGGGGATCGTCGGCGCCGATCACGTCCGGCTGATCGTCGCGGGCGACGACGGCGCGCGGTTCAAGGCGGTCGCCTTTCGCAGCGCCGAAACGGTGCTGGGGCAGACATTGCTCGGCGCGCGCGGACGCAAGCTGTGGCTCGCGGGCCGGGCGAAACGCGACGATTGGGGCAGCCGCCCCGCCGCCGAGCTGCACCTGGAGGATGCCGCCTGGGCCGACTGAGTCCGCGCGCCCGCGCGCCCGCGCAACATTTTTGCGCCGCACCGGCCGTCGCACGCTTGACCGCGCGGGAAGGCGCGTCTAAGGCGCCGCTTCACCGATCAGACGGCCCCTTCGTCTAGCGGTCTAGGACGTCGCCCTTTCACGGCGAAAACACGGGTTCGAGTCCCGTAGGGGTCACCATCGGCGGATATCCGCCGTTTGATCATAGCGGTGGCGTCACCGATATGGTCGGTTCCCCCAGCAGTTCCCCCACGGGTTCCCCCAGCGCCTGATTTGCGCGCTCGATAATGTCGCTCGGCCAAGGCCCGTAGATGATGCCCGAACCGGGAGCAGGCTCGCCTGGCTCAAGGATCTTCGTGTCGAATCGATAACGAAACCCGCGCACGTCGTTCTCGGGCTCGGGATTTGAAATGAAGATGCGATAGCCCTCGCCCTTCGACGCGGCCTGTCGGCAAAGCTGCTCGGCGAGCGCTGCGAGCTGCTCGGCGGCGTGGTGTTCAAAAATGCTCATTATCGTCCCATCTTCGAGAAGGGCACGGCCGTCATCTTTGCCGCGGCGCCCTGGGCGATCGTCAGCGCGCGGGCGCGCTTGCCGTAGTGGCGGACCGTCTCGGGCGTCATGCCGAGGATCGCGCCGACGTCGGTGTCGCTGAGGCCGGTTTCGAGCAGGTAGCAGCACGCGTTCTTGCGCAGGCCGTGGAAGGTGTAGAGCGCCTGCCCCTGCGAATCGACGTGGCCCAGCTTCTTCATCATGCGCCGGATCTGCGACTGGATCGCCTCTTCGCTGCTGAAGGGGCGGCCGCTGCGGTCGTAGAGCACGGTGACGGCCTTCTTGGGCAGCTTGTCGATCTCCTCGCGCCAGAGCGGGTGCACGGGCACGCTGGCGTCGACATCGGTCTTGAACTGGGACAGCGACATGATGCCCGTCTTCAGCCAGCTGTGATGGATGCGAATCACGTCGCTGATACGCTGGCCGCTGCAAAGCCCGGTGGCGATCGCCAGCCAGAGCATCTGGCTCGCCTCGGCCTTCGCCTCCTCGAGCACGGTGGCGGGCCATGGTTCGTGCTCGCCGATCGGCAGCGGGGCGATGTCCGCCGCGGGATTGTCGGCCCGCCAGTCGCGCTCGGTGGCATAGGTGAGCATCAGTTTCAGGACGGTGAGCCAGACGTTCGCCTTGCCCGGCGTGCTCGCCAGCCCGTCGCGGAGCTCGTGGATATGGACCGGCCGGATGCCCTTCACGTCGAGGTCGCGCACCGCGGTGCGCTTCTTCGTCTTCTGGTTTTCGTAGATGAAGTCCGGATCCTCGAACATCGCGACGTAGCGCAGATAATTGGCGAGGGTGCTCGGCGAATAAGGCTTGATGCCCTTTTCCGGCTGGCCCTCGCGCTTCTTGCGCTTGCGCTGCTTCTTCGTCCAGCCGGCGGCGAGCGCGGTGCGGAAGGCAGTCGCCAGCGCCCAGAAGCTGCCGGGCTCGGGCGTGTCGCGCGATTCGGGCGCCGTGGCATATTCGCGGTTGACCCGGTCGAGCTCGATCGCGAAGCGCGGGTCGGTCGGCGCCGGAAGCTTGACGTAGAGATCCTTCCGCTTCCCCGCCTCGTCATAGTAGCGGAAGCGGCGATAGAAGCTGCCCTTTTTCTGGCAGACACCGGGGATGTTCAAGCGTCCCATCCCGTCGAGGTGTCACCGAAACCGCTGCGGCGGTCAATATAGGCGTCGAGCAGCCGGATGTCCCACAGCTTCACATTGCCGTTCGTGTCGCTGTGCGAGGGCAGGAGCCGCTTCGCCACGTCTTCGCGGAATTTGGTGCGGCCACGGCCGACATACGCCGCAGCCGTCTCCTCGTCGACCAGGCGGGGCGTTATTGCTGCGATGGTGGCGTGCTTACCCATAGCCGGCTCGCATGTCATCGAGCAGCCAGTCGGGGGCGAGGAAGCCTTCGCCAATCAGTTCCTCGACCTTGGCGATCGCGTCGGCCATGTCGGTGAACTCGAAGGTCTGCCCCGCCGCAGGATGGTCGATCGGCTCCCGATTCGCGTCGAGCCAAGCAAACCATTCCGGATTGCCTTTGCCGAGCTTCGTTTTCGGGTCGACGTCAATGACCTTCTGACCCGTGAAAGGTCGGCTCGGCCGGTGCCGATTTCCTGCGACGTTCACCGACACGAAACCGTCGACGTGATCGTAGATATGGAAATCGGATGTCGGCACATCCCAGTAAAGGTCGCCCCGCACGAAGAATTCGATCGCGCTGACACCTTCGGGAAGGGCGAGCGGGGTGCTCCAGCGAACGTAGCTCAATGCGCCGCCCTCCATAGGATCGGCGCGGCGAGTGGATCGATGCGATGCTTGCCGCGCGCCATCGGGTGCGTAGGGGCGCCGCTCTTCGTCGTCCCCCAGCACCATAGGTCAGGTTGCGGCGCGACACCGGTCTGGATTTCCTCGATGACGCTTTCATTCCATTCCCAGTCGATCTCGTTGGCGATGTTGCCGAAGCAGACGAAAACTTGATCCGCTGCCTTCGCGACGCGCGCGACGTGATCGCGGTTCGCGAATAGCTCGTCGCGGTCGTGCCAATAGCCACCGAAAGCATTTCGCACCCGTTCGCGGCAAACCTTGGGAGCGCTCGCGACGAAGCTGTAAAAGTTGACCGCGTCGAAGCCGCCGAAACCATAATGCTGGCACCAGTGAATCCACCAACGCGAGGTCGGGTCATCGCGATCCCCGCCTGCATCCGACGGGTTGCAGCCGATCATGCAAGCGATCGGCCCCGGTCCCCAGCGGCGGCCGAGCGTGCGCCGAACGCCCGGCGCGGGGAAGAAGGCAGTGCGACGCATGACCGGCTCGCCGAAGAGATCGACGGCAGGGGTGACAGCTTCTGTCATGCCGCCGCCTCATTGTCCGAGATCGCGGCCATGAACGTGTCGATCGAATCGGCGAGCGGCCGGACCTTCTTCGCCAAGTCAGCCAAGCCGCCATAGGTCTTCGCGACGCCGAGCCGGTGGACCATGCCGACGGCGCGGGCGAAGTTGTCGCCGCCGAACATGCGGCTGACCTCGTGCGGCTCCAGCCCGCAAGCGTCGTAGATCGCCTGGAGCTTCTCGTGCGCATCTTTCGCCTTGTCCTCGGCTCGGCGGACGCGGAACTCGACTTCGTTCTCGATCCGCTGTTTCGTCGTCTCCTCGTCGCGCGCTATGGCCTTCTCGATCGCTTCGCGCTCGATCTTGCGGTCGAGCTCACTGGCGCGGCGGAGCAGCGCGGCGAGGAATTCGCGCGATATCGGCACCGCCTCGGTGATCGGCGCCGGCTTGATGACGCGCAGTCCGTTGGGGTGAAGCTCGAAATGCCCCCATAGCTCGGGGAGCTCGCCTTCCTTGATCAGTCCCGGCGCGGTGACCATCCACCATTGCGAGCAATAGCGGGCGATCGCCTCGGCCTTCGCCGGCTGGCGCATCTCTTTCACCCAGTCCTGACGGCTGACCTTGATCTCGAATCCGGACAGGGAGAGCCCGCGGGAGGGCCATAGGCCCATCGCGACGGCATCCGCCCAGCGCCGCGCGCGGCCGCCCGTGGCGTCGCCGACCTCGAAGAACAGGGCATATTCAGGCGCGCAGAACTTCCTCGACAGCGCGGCGCGGATATCCGCGGCCCTCATGCCATCGGTTCCTTCGCCCGCAGCACGATCATCGTGCTGTCTTCGTTCTTCGACTGCCGCACCCAGCCGCCCTGGCATTCGTAAAACGAGCCCTGCTTGATGGTGAGCTCGCGGCTTCCGTCGTGGAGCTTCCCGATGATGCCGCGCTCCGTGTCGGATTCGGGGGTGAGCACGATCTGTTCGAGGCCGTCCTCGATGTAGAGGGCGATCTTCATGCTCGTTCTCCATCCTGCAAAGCGGCGTTGATCGCCTCGACGGCGAGATCGGCCAGCCAGGCGCGGCGCATGTTTTCGTCCATGTCCTCGCTGACGAGGGGCGTCATCGCCGCCACGGCGCGCGCGATCGCAAGGGGCGAAAGCGCGTAGCCACGCGCGCATGCCGCCTGGATGCGGGCCCTGCGCCGGGAATCGTTCCACTCCTCCCATTTCTCATCGATGATCGAAACGTCTTCGGTCGCGATGAAGTTTGCCGCGAACAGCGCGCGGGGCAGCCCGCCGGCGGGCGGGGCGCACGATACGACATCGCCGCGGTCCCACACCTTGCCGTAATCGACGACAACGCTCCTGACGACGCTCTCGCTGCCCACAAACGCCGGGTAGAAGCTCAAGCCCGACATCACCGACAGGAAGACCTTGCCGGTGCGGTTGACCTCGTCGAGCTCCTCGGGCCGCAATTCCCAGCAGCTGACATTGCAGGGGCCGCCGGGCTGGCGGAAGGTGTGCAGGTCCCGCACGTCGTCGCGCTCGGGCGGCGCCGTGAAGGTGAAGTTGCTGCCGGGGAAGTTGACCGCGTCAGCCATGGGCGGCTGCGCTCTTGCCGGTACCGTTGCAGTCTGCGCACTTGATGAAGTGCCAGCCGTCATCGTCTGGTGCCGCTTCCTCAGCTGCGGCCCAAGCGGCGCGCTCCGCTTCCGTCAACGAATCATCGTCTTTGTGGATCGGATAAACCCCGGTTCCTTCGCACTGCCCGTTGCACATTGTGGCGGGATCGGGCGGTGCCATTCCGAGGGCCGAGTATCGGTCGGTAAATTGCAGGTCCGTCATGAAAATCTCCTATCGTTGCTCCGCCTCCGGGTGCGTGATGCTGCGGACCCACTC is a genomic window of Sphingopyxis sp. FD7 containing:
- the recJ gene encoding single-stranded-DNA-specific exonuclease RecJ; protein product: MSEAALGITRSIAGQPWRWRRASADMVGENLAPDDLVTQLLLARGVARDDLERQRTPTLRGFMPDPSLFRDMDAAAARLADAVERHEAVTIFGDYDVDGATSAALLVRLLRALGLPVGAYIPDRLMEGYGPSGAALVRIGEAGSKLVVTVDCGAQAFDAIAEANAAGVEVIVVDHHQCATALPAALALVNPNRLDEAPEAAVHGNLAAVGVAFLLGAALLRTLRARGFFTSRDEPPLIDLLDLVALGTVADVARLTGFNRALVTQGLKVMARRGNIGLAALMDAARLTKPPGASDMGFALGPRINAGGRVGKSDLGVRLLTTDDPQEAADIAQQLCRLNEERRAIEAAVLDEALAASAACGNAPVAVVAGEGWHPGVIGIVAGRLKERLHRPAVVIAVDEEGVGKGSGRSISGVDLGAAILAAKETGLLVAGGGHAMAAGLTVAAEQIDALGAFLNDRLAADVERASGERSLLIDAVLAPRGISRLWCDAIESAGPYGAGWPAPRVATGPVRIVESGIVGADHVRLIVAGDDGARFKAVAFRSAETVLGQTLLGARGRKLWLAGRAKRDDWGSRPAAELHLEDAAWAD
- a CDS encoding tyrosine-type recombinase/integrase gives rise to the protein MGRLNIPGVCQKKGSFYRRFRYYDEAGKRKDLYVKLPAPTDPRFAIELDRVNREYATAPESRDTPEPGSFWALATAFRTALAAGWTKKQRKRKKREGQPEKGIKPYSPSTLANYLRYVAMFEDPDFIYENQKTKKRTAVRDLDVKGIRPVHIHELRDGLASTPGKANVWLTVLKLMLTYATERDWRADNPAADIAPLPIGEHEPWPATVLEEAKAEASQMLWLAIATGLCSGQRISDVIRIHHSWLKTGIMSLSQFKTDVDASVPVHPLWREEIDKLPKKAVTVLYDRSGRPFSSEEAIQSQIRRMMKKLGHVDSQGQALYTFHGLRKNACCYLLETGLSDTDVGAILGMTPETVRHYGKRARALTIAQGAAAKMTAVPFSKMGR
- a CDS encoding DUF1643 domain-containing protein, translating into MTEAVTPAVDLFGEPVMRRTAFFPAPGVRRTLGRRWGPGPIACMIGCNPSDAGGDRDDPTSRWWIHWCQHYGFGGFDAVNFYSFVASAPKVCRERVRNAFGGYWHDRDELFANRDHVARVAKAADQVFVCFGNIANEIDWEWNESVIEEIQTGVAPQPDLWCWGTTKSGAPTHPMARGKHRIDPLAAPILWRAAH